A region of the Paenibacillus sp. J23TS9 genome:
AAGAAGGATTTTTCCTGTCGACGATCTCACCCAAATAGAGCCTTACCCCGAGAAAAAAAGAGTAAGCAAGAAAAAGATTTTAGAACAAATACGTAAGCAGGAAGAAGTCATCAACCTTGTCCTTGAGCTTGGTCCAAAAGCGATTGCCCAGTTCAGAAAATACCATCCTTTGAAAGTTACCATTTCCTATACGAATCCTTACCAAACCACCGCCATTTTAAGGACTTATATCAATGTAAATAAATCTGAAGAGTTGACCGAAATCACAAATTGGCTGCTATTCCTGGGCAGGGATATCAAGGTCAGGGAAATGCCGGAAGAAGTCCTGGGATGTTTGCAAGACAGATTAAGCTTATATTGTCCATAAGTAGTTCCGGTTAAACCCAGATCATGTTGAGCTTGGCCTGTTGCTAGCTTTCCCGTATTCTCGTACATCGAGCACTGTAATATGCCGCGATTGATGCGGCTCACAACTTCCGGCGGTTCAATAGAAAAAGCAGACTGCCATAGCGGTCTGCTCTCGAATCAAATCATTGATTCACTCTCGTGCCCATGAACTGAAATCAGATGCATCCTTTCATATGACTAGGGTCATTTCACTTAAAACCTCCTTCACTAAATCGCAATGCACATTGGGAATGATGAACGGCTAGCTGACTAGCAAACTGTTGATCTGGAAATCCTCTATGAAGCAGCTTCAAACCACCCGAGGTTAATGAGATATGGTGATGATACCGATAAAACAACATCCTGTAAGGATCGATCGTATCGTTCTTTAGATATCGATAGAAATCTCCGAACCTAAACTCTAAAAAGCTGTGTTCATGCTCAATATCAAAAAACATAGCTCCTTCAATATCGATCAAATAAGGTTCAAGACGGTCATTCACCAAAACATGGTCAGGTCCGAGTTCCCCGTGAATAAACCCATACCGTGTTCTAGGTTTGATTCTGGATTCAAGTTCATATAAAGTATCGAGTAATTTACTTTGATGTTCTCTGATGCTATCCATATGTTGGGAAGCATAGGCTAACTGAACTTTTGCGTTTTCCATTTGCAATTGGTGGCAATTCCCTGAGGTCATTCCGCTTTGATTCGCTTTTCCATAGAAATATCTTTCTGTGGTATGCATCCCA
Encoded here:
- a CDS encoding phosphotransferase, producing the protein MDIDCHLNKVDLQDYAWKVFGAGYVVDHVSKMHGGAQKVVYKIEFSNGFFCVLYVWDLTMNYFQEEIAADNIHEKSYGSDLFAMNNKYLTEHGIRTPASYDLNTEKNLYPFDYALVEYIDGHKAEVYFQHSDSRVQDKVFQQLGEMLAGMHTTERYFYGKANQSGMTSGNCHQLQMENAKVQLAYASQHMDSIREHQSKLLDTLYELESRIKPRTRYGFIHGELGPDHVLVNDRLEPYLIDIEGAMFFDIEHEHSFLEFRFGDFYRYLKNDTIDPYRMLFYRYHHHISLTSGGLKLLHRGFPDQQFASQLAVHHSQCALRFSEGGFK